In Erigeron canadensis isolate Cc75 chromosome 6, C_canadensis_v1, whole genome shotgun sequence, the following are encoded in one genomic region:
- the LOC122605335 gene encoding uncharacterized protein LOC122605335 — translation MDEDDDGKREAAISSVIAAASLKSKLSNGPSSSSVTQSRISKFQELHNRRIQIKEKSKIKKKKSKGRSSGPIRLQENAEERASECKTDQGTSTSISLDEKRDDVLTKNVAPPIVSKRPQKLYWGLDTKERWERKSNM, via the exons atggatgaagatgatgacggAAAAAGAGAAGCAGCAATTTCATCAGTAATAGCAGCTGCTTCTTTAAAATCTAAATTATCAAATggtccctcttcttcttctgttaCTCAATCTCGGATATCCAAATTCCAG GAACTACACAATAGGCGTatacaaattaaagaaaaatccaagattaaaaaaaagaaatctaaAG GGAGATCATCCGGGCCGATCAGATTACAAGAGAACGCTGAAGAGCGTGCAAGCGAATGTAAAACAGATCAAGGTACGAGTACTTCTATCTCGTTAGATGAGAAACGGGATGATGTTTTGACGAAAAATGTGGCACCACCAATAGTTTCAAAAAGACCACAGAAGCTATATTGGGG GCTCGATACCAAAGAAAGATGGGAAAGGAAATCTAATATGTAG
- the LOC122605333 gene encoding chloroplastic group IIA intron splicing facilitator CRS1, chloroplastic isoform X2, which yields MSSTMFLSPTMLTKFPKITNSTPQNQPNSISVPTPEKNHPNSATKTAPWMKGPLVLKPNQVIDFTKPKSKKKASDNNDKKPTNLLTKKVSGGRGKQAMKKILCSIDNLEEKTDAQKKLQDFEFDLELGVLGDDDYDSGDGDKKWVRRKMPWEKTEKMVFRRMKKEKIVTAADMNLDEELLERLRNEARKMRNWVKVKKVGVSEGVVEQIRLIWKSNELAMLKFDMPLCRNMDRAREIVELKTGGFVVWSRKDILVIYRGCNYRYMSRFSRNMYSNGTIYETVDGHDDKGETIPVQGSLYEREADRLLDGLGPRFVDWWMPKPLPVDADLLPEVVRGYKPPSRLYPLRGRAQLTDRELTHLRKRAYYLPTHFVLGRNRNLQGLAAAILKLWEKCHIAKIAVKWGIPNTSNEQMASELKLLTGGVLLLRNKFYIILYRGKDFLPPNVADLVADREMELYNFQLQEETARAYIVETFDYIDQPLSDLSTVGTLKEFQIIQTEHEGSKAGISEAEVQVEAEKLKLEKEIRIQEHKYFILKTKMRRALKELEKLNSSWDPIELNEDREIITTEERECLRKMGLKMDSTTAWCV from the exons ATGTCATCAACAATGTTTCTATCTCCCACAATGCTCACAAAATTCCCAAAAATCACCAACTCAACCCCACAAAATCAACCCAATTCAATTTCAGTCCCAACCCCTGAAAAAAACCATCCAAATTCAGCCACAAAAACAGCTCCATGGATGAAGGGTCCTCTTGTTCTTAAACCTAATCAAGTTATTGACTTTACAAAGCCAAAATCCAAGAAAAAGGCTTCTGATAACAATGACAAAAAGCCCACAAATTTACTGACCAAAAAAGTTAGTGGGGGAAGAGGGAAACAAGCGATGAAGAAAATCTTGTGTAGTATTGATAATCTTGAAGAAAAAACTGATGCCCAGAAAAAATTACAAGATTTTGAGTTTGATTTGGAGCTGGGTGTGTTGGGTGATGACGATTATGATAGTGGTGATGGAGATAAGAAATGGGTAAGGCGGAAAATGCCGTGGGAAAAGACGGAAAAGATGGTTTTTAGGAGGatgaaaaaggagaaaattgtGACTGCTGCTGATATGAATCTTGATGAGGAGTTACTTGAGAGATTGAGAAATGAGGCTAGAAAGATGAGGAATTGGGTGAAGGTTAAGAAAGTTGGAGTAAGTGAAGGTGTTGTTGAACAAATTCGGTTGATTTGGAAAAGTAATGAGCTTGCTATGCTTAAGTTTGATATGCCGTTGTGTCGAAATATGGACCGAGCTCGTGAAATAGTTGAG CTTAAAACGGGAGGATTTGTGGTATGGAGTAGGAAGGATATCCTTGTTATCTATAGAGGATGCAATTACAGATATATGAGCCGTTTTTCACGTAATATGTACAGCAATGGAACCATATATGAAACagttgatggacatgatgataAAGGGGAGACCATACCTGTACAAGGGTCACTTTATGAGAGGGAAGCTGATAGATTGTTGGACGGGTTGGGACCTCGGTTTGTTGATTGGTGGATGCCAAAGCCATTGCCTGTTGACGCAGACTTGCTTCCTGAAGTGGTTCGTGGTTACAAGCCACCATCACGGCTTTACCCGTTAAGGGGTAGAGCTCAGCTTACAGACAGAGAGTTAACTCACTTGAGGAAGCGTGCTTACTATTTACCTACCCATTTTGTCCTCG GTAGAAACCGAAATCTCCAAGGCTTGGCTGCAGCCATCTTAAAGCTATGGGAGAAGTGTCATATTGCAAAGATCGCAGTGAAGTGGGGAATTCCCAACACAAGCAATGAGCAAATGGCTTCTGAACTTAAG CTTCTCACTGGTGGGGTGTTATTACTACGTAATAAGTTCTATATAATACTTTATAGAGGCAAAGATTTCCTTCCTCCCAATGTTGCAGACCTTGTTGCTGACAGAGAAATGGAGTTGTATAATTTCCAACTTCAAGAAGAAACTGCACGTGCTTATATAGTTGAAACCTTTGACTATATTGACCAACCATTATCGGATCTTAGCACTGTTGGTACTTTAAAAGAATTTCAGATAATTCAGACAGAACATGAGGGATCCAAGGCTGGAATTAGTGAAGCTGAAGTTCAAGTAGAAGCTGAGAAGTTGAAGTTAGAAAAAGAAATACGCATTCAAGAGCACAAGTATTTCATT CTTAAAACGAAGATGAGAAGGGCGTTAAAAGAGTTAGAAAAGCTAAACTCTTCATGGGATCCCATTGAGCTGAATGAGGATAGAGAGATCATAACAACTGAAGAGAGGGAGTGTTTGAGAAAGATGGGATTGAAGATGGATAGCAC GACGGCGTGGTGTGTTTGA
- the LOC122605333 gene encoding chloroplastic group IIA intron splicing facilitator CRS1, chloroplastic isoform X1 — protein sequence MSSTMFLSPTMLTKFPKITNSTPQNQPNSISVPTPEKNHPNSATKTAPWMKGPLVLKPNQVIDFTKPKSKKKASDNNDKKPTNLLTKKVSGGRGKQAMKKILCSIDNLEEKTDAQKKLQDFEFDLELGVLGDDDYDSGDGDKKWVRRKMPWEKTEKMVFRRMKKEKIVTAADMNLDEELLERLRNEARKMRNWVKVKKVGVSEGVVEQIRLIWKSNELAMLKFDMPLCRNMDRAREIVELKTGGFVVWSRKDILVIYRGCNYRYMSRFSRNMYSNGTIYETVDGHDDKGETIPVQGSLYEREADRLLDGLGPRFVDWWMPKPLPVDADLLPEVVRGYKPPSRLYPLRGRAQLTDRELTHLRKRAYYLPTHFVLGRNRNLQGLAAAILKLWEKCHIAKIAVKWGIPNTSNEQMASELKLLTGGVLLLRNKFYIILYRGKDFLPPNVADLVADREMELYNFQLQEETARAYIVETFDYIDQPLSDLSTVGTLKEFQIIQTEHEGSKAGISEAEVQVEAEKLKLEKEIRIQEHKYFILKTKMRRALKELEKLNSSWDPIELNEDREIITTEERECLRKMGLKMDSTLVLGRRGVFDGVIEGLHQHWKHREIVKVITMQRVFSRILYTAQCLEAESGGVLVSIDKLKLGYAIIIYRGKNYKRPLMLSRNLLSKREALQKSLGMQRLGSLRFFANMRQQAIYELKCKLDTLKYGGMIEKR from the exons ATGTCATCAACAATGTTTCTATCTCCCACAATGCTCACAAAATTCCCAAAAATCACCAACTCAACCCCACAAAATCAACCCAATTCAATTTCAGTCCCAACCCCTGAAAAAAACCATCCAAATTCAGCCACAAAAACAGCTCCATGGATGAAGGGTCCTCTTGTTCTTAAACCTAATCAAGTTATTGACTTTACAAAGCCAAAATCCAAGAAAAAGGCTTCTGATAACAATGACAAAAAGCCCACAAATTTACTGACCAAAAAAGTTAGTGGGGGAAGAGGGAAACAAGCGATGAAGAAAATCTTGTGTAGTATTGATAATCTTGAAGAAAAAACTGATGCCCAGAAAAAATTACAAGATTTTGAGTTTGATTTGGAGCTGGGTGTGTTGGGTGATGACGATTATGATAGTGGTGATGGAGATAAGAAATGGGTAAGGCGGAAAATGCCGTGGGAAAAGACGGAAAAGATGGTTTTTAGGAGGatgaaaaaggagaaaattgtGACTGCTGCTGATATGAATCTTGATGAGGAGTTACTTGAGAGATTGAGAAATGAGGCTAGAAAGATGAGGAATTGGGTGAAGGTTAAGAAAGTTGGAGTAAGTGAAGGTGTTGTTGAACAAATTCGGTTGATTTGGAAAAGTAATGAGCTTGCTATGCTTAAGTTTGATATGCCGTTGTGTCGAAATATGGACCGAGCTCGTGAAATAGTTGAG CTTAAAACGGGAGGATTTGTGGTATGGAGTAGGAAGGATATCCTTGTTATCTATAGAGGATGCAATTACAGATATATGAGCCGTTTTTCACGTAATATGTACAGCAATGGAACCATATATGAAACagttgatggacatgatgataAAGGGGAGACCATACCTGTACAAGGGTCACTTTATGAGAGGGAAGCTGATAGATTGTTGGACGGGTTGGGACCTCGGTTTGTTGATTGGTGGATGCCAAAGCCATTGCCTGTTGACGCAGACTTGCTTCCTGAAGTGGTTCGTGGTTACAAGCCACCATCACGGCTTTACCCGTTAAGGGGTAGAGCTCAGCTTACAGACAGAGAGTTAACTCACTTGAGGAAGCGTGCTTACTATTTACCTACCCATTTTGTCCTCG GTAGAAACCGAAATCTCCAAGGCTTGGCTGCAGCCATCTTAAAGCTATGGGAGAAGTGTCATATTGCAAAGATCGCAGTGAAGTGGGGAATTCCCAACACAAGCAATGAGCAAATGGCTTCTGAACTTAAG CTTCTCACTGGTGGGGTGTTATTACTACGTAATAAGTTCTATATAATACTTTATAGAGGCAAAGATTTCCTTCCTCCCAATGTTGCAGACCTTGTTGCTGACAGAGAAATGGAGTTGTATAATTTCCAACTTCAAGAAGAAACTGCACGTGCTTATATAGTTGAAACCTTTGACTATATTGACCAACCATTATCGGATCTTAGCACTGTTGGTACTTTAAAAGAATTTCAGATAATTCAGACAGAACATGAGGGATCCAAGGCTGGAATTAGTGAAGCTGAAGTTCAAGTAGAAGCTGAGAAGTTGAAGTTAGAAAAAGAAATACGCATTCAAGAGCACAAGTATTTCATT CTTAAAACGAAGATGAGAAGGGCGTTAAAAGAGTTAGAAAAGCTAAACTCTTCATGGGATCCCATTGAGCTGAATGAGGATAGAGAGATCATAACAACTGAAGAGAGGGAGTGTTTGAGAAAGATGGGATTGAAGATGGATAGCACGTTAGTACTTG GACGGCGTGGTGTGTTTGATGGTGTAATAGAAGGTCTGCATCAACACTGGAAGCATCGGGAAATAGTGAAAGTGATCACCATGCAACGAGTGTTTTCTAGGATCTTGTACACTGCACAATGTCTTGAAGCTGAAAGTGGTGGGGTACTTGTTTCCATAGATAAGCTGAAACTCGGGTATGCTATAATTATTTATCGGGGTAAGAATTATAAGCGCCCTTTAATGTTATCACGAAACCTCCTTAGTAAAAGGGAAGCACTACAAAAATCTTTGGGGATGCAAAGACTTGGG TCATTGAGGTTCTTTGCAAATATGAGACAGCAGGCGATATATGAACTCAAGTGCAAGTTG GACACTCTGAAGTATGGCGGGATGATTGAAAAAAGGTGA
- the LOC122605857 gene encoding uncharacterized protein LOC122605857, translating to MATLQKFKMLATQCAVAGSPTRSPSTSPVIHLRRRKTLRMLLTRGGGGGSRRLEAATEEFVDRRGNDVDSSEDDDDDEKDNGARRKLKDLFVSSPSPPQEDHDGDGCDEMNLIGRCGGGGGGGGGRGIRCLLRQRLLRRAWRPVLVTIPE from the coding sequence ATGGCGACGCTACAGAAATTCAAAATGTTAGCAACGCAATGCGCCGTCGCCGGAAGTCCAACACGTAGTCCTTCCACCAGTCCTGTCATTCACCTCCGTCGCCGTAAAACACTCCGAATGCTACTCACtcgcggcggcggcggcggaaGCCGGCGGTTAGAGGCGGCAACGGAGGAGTTTGTAGATCGTAGAGGAAACGATGTTGATTCAtcggaagatgatgatgatgatgagaagGATAACGGAGCTCGCCGGAAGTTAAAGGATTTGTTTGTATCGTCTCCGTCGCCACCGCAGGAAGATCACGACGGTGACGGCTGTGATGAGATGAATCTGATTGGACGgtgcggcggtggcggtggtggtggtggtggaagaGGAATTAGGTGTTTGTTGCGGCAGCGGTTACTTAGAAGAGCTTGGAGACCTGTGTTGGTTACAATACCTGAATGA
- the LOC122604676 gene encoding LEAF RUST 10 DISEASE-RESISTANCE LOCUS RECEPTOR-LIKE PROTEIN KINASE-like 1.3, protein MKSTITITLLALIMVARASSGLHESYENCAGSFSCGSISGFQYPFSKPKDPSYCGYPGFELNCNGKNSPSIQINNMTYHILSIDEPSQILKIIREDVKESICPHDFVNTTINHNLFDYSPTYMNITFLYGCPDSLTPHGHPFSCHENGIDKVLVLPGEQGPGICNQSVIVPVPLMEIGSTGLLNSTGLDQVLREGFEVRWKLDTTGCIQCTQSNGRCYYNYDTNRTSCACPGSSLDADTCAMAKTSETSSSTKQRSLTIGLPIAGGILAAIGIGSGLFVCRKQKKRHVVEADKTQSKDSATTTSTLVPATITSYASTTTELGTSTYFGTRVFTYNELEAATDGFDESKELGDGGFGTVYYGKLMEGQEVAVKRLYQNSFKCVEQFMNEIEILTMLNHENLVKFFGCTSRRSRELLLVYEYVSNGTVADHLHGKLANTSSLSWTLRLNIAIETAEALAYLHESDIIHRDVKTCNILLDKSFRVKVADFGLSRLFPINATHVSTAPQGTPGYVDPEYYQCYRLTDKSDVYSFGVVLMELVSSLQAVDTTRHRHDINLANMAINRIQNRRLEEFVDKRIGFESNGLVRRMVTLVAELGFRCLQCEKDMRPTMKEVVENLRGIQNQELNVQKPEVVDIVVDNDGSHPPSSDSGVMSKL, encoded by the exons ATGAAATCTACAATCACGATAACCTTGCTAGCACTGATTATGGTTGCACGGGCTTCAAGCGGCCTGCATGAATCTTATGAGAACTGTGCTGGTTCGTTCTCATGTGGGAGCATCTCCGGATTCCAATACCCTTTCTCGAAACCCAAAGATCCCAGTTACTGTGGGTACCCTGGTTTTGAACTAAACTGCAATGGTAAGAATTCACCTAGCATCCAGATAAACAACATGACTTATCATATTTTAAGCATCGATGAACCGTCCCAGATATTAAAGATCATTAGAGAAGATGTGAAGGAGTCGATCTGTCCACATGATTTTGTTAACACCACTATCAATCACAACCTTTTTGATTACTCTCCAACTTATATGAATATTACTTTCCTCTATGGATGCCCAGATTCTCTTACTCCTCATGGGCACCCATTTTCTTGTCATGAGAATGGGATTGATAAAGTTCTGGTTTTGCCTGGAGAACAAGGCCCGGGAATCTGTAATCAGAGTGTGATCGTCCCTGTCCCTCTTATGGAAATCGGGTCCACAGGGTTGCTGAATTCAACTGGTTTGGATCAGGTTCTTCGGGAAGGATTTGAGGTCAGGTGGAAGCTGGACACCACGGGTTGCATCCAATGCACCCAGTCTAATGGCCGGTGTTATTACAATTATGATACAAATCGAACCTCGTGTGCCTGCCCTggttcatctttggatgcagaTACATGTGCAATGGCTAAAACAAGTGAAACCAGTTCCTCAACCAAACAAAGGTCCCTGACTATAG GCCTTCCAATAGCTGGCGGAATTCTTGCTGCCATTGGCATTGGCTCGGGACTCTTTGTTTGCAGAAAACAGAAGAAACGACATGTTGTGGAAGCAGATAAAACTCAAAGCAAAGACAGCGCAACCACAACTTCAACTCTTGTTCCAGCCACCATCACTTCTTATGCTTCCACAACAACGGAATTAGGTACCAGTACCTACTTCGGCACCAGAGTTTTCACCTACAATGAATTAGAAGCAGCTACAGATGGTTTTGATGAATCAAAAGAACTCGGAGATGGTGGCTTTGGAACTGTTTATTATGGGAAACTCATGGAGGGTCAAGAAGTAGCAGTCAAAAGGTTATACCAGAACAGTTTCAAGTGTGTGGAGCAGTTCATGAATGAGATCGAGATCTTAACAATGTTAAATCACGAAAACCTTGTGAAATTTTTTGGATGCACTTCAAGACGAAGCAGAGAACTCCTTTTAGTCTACGAGTATGTATCCAATGGCACAGTAGCCGATCATCTTCATGGAAAACTAGCCAATACTAGTTCCCTTAGCTGGACCTTACGACTCAATATAGCCATAGAAACAGCAGAAGCATTAGCCTATCTCCATGAATCTGACATCATTCACCGTGACGTGAAAACATGCAACATTCTTCTAGACAAGAGCTTCCGTGTCAAAGTTGCTGATTTTGGTCTGTCAAGATTGTTTCCAATCAATGCCACTCATGTCTCCACTGCACCACAAGGGACACCGGGCTACGTGGACCCTGAATACTACCAATGCTACCGGTTAACTGATAAGAGCGATGTTTATAGCTTTGGGGTCGTGTTGATGGAACTAGTATCTTCTTTACAAGCTGTTGACACAACTAGACACAGGCATGATATAAACTTGGCTAACATGGCTATAAATAGGATTCAAAACCGTAGGTTGGAGGAATTCGTTGACAAACGAATTGGGTTCGAGAGCAATGGTTTGGTCAGGCGGATGGTGACATTGGTGGCCGAGTTGGGTTTCAGGTGTTTGCAATGTGAGAAGGATATGAGGCCAACAATGAAAGAAGTGGTGGAGAATTTAAGAGGGATACAAAATCAGGAGTTGAATGTTCAGAAACCGGAGGTGGTTGACATTGTGGTGGATAATGATGGTAGTCATCCGCCTTCGTCTGATTCAGGAGTTATGAGTAAATTGTGA
- the LOC122603973 gene encoding putative glutamine amidotransferase GAT1_2.1 has product MSTSDLAVILPRVIIVSRRSLRKNKFVDFVGEYHLDLIVGYGAVPVIVPRVSGVHTLLHSFEPIHGVLLCEGEDIDPSLYEDEESNLSKEELEEIRRLHASDTAIDKEKDTIELSLAKLCLERNIPYLGICRGSQILNVACGGTLYQDIGKELTKSCVQEKKVVHMDYDNYDGHRHVVEIVKETPLHHWFKDSLEDDMEIRVNSYHHQGVKRLAQRFEPMAFAPDGLIEGFYDPDAYNPEEGKFIMGLQFHPERMRKANSDEFDYPGCTAAYKEFVKAVVAYQKKLNSTTKVPQSLELDKELEKKRNVIVRSFSLARNLYEGGDNTSQLKESDLRPGADFLESNIALSLQQENRLKQMGATVRNASSYMGRLKKNEEREKVARFLMGKMTIEQLSDLNLFYHMMGQICSEMLENKIQNAN; this is encoded by the exons ATGTCAACCTCCGATCTCGCTGTCATCTTACCTCGTGTTATTATCGTATCTCGTCGTAGCCTTCGCAAGAACAAGTTTGTTGATTTTGttg GTGAATATCATCTTGATCTAATAGTGGGATATGGAGCTGTCCCAGTGATTGTACCTAGGGTAAGCGGTGTCCATACATTGTTACATAGTTTCGAGCCGATCCATGGAGTCCTTTTGTGTGAAGGAGAAGACATTGATCCATCATTGTACGAAGACGAAGAAAGCAACTTATCTAAAGAAGAACTAGAGGAGATAAGGCGGTTACACGCTAGTGATACCGCGATTGACAAAGAAAAGGACACGATAGAGCTTTCGTTAGCTAAACTTTGTTTAGAAAGAAACATACCTTATTTAGGTATATGTAGAGGATCACAAATCTTGAATGTTGCATGTGGAGGTACTCTTTATCAAGATATTGGTAAGGAACTAACTAAAAGTTGTGTGCAAGAGAAAAAAGTAGTACATATGGATTATGATAACTATGATGGGCATAGGCATGTGGTTGAAATTGTGAAAGAAACCCCATTGCATCATTGGTTTAAGGATTCTTTGGAAGATGATATGGAGATTCGGGTTAATAGTTATCACCATCAAGGTGTCAAAAGGCTAGCACAACGCTTTGAGCCCATGGCGTTTGCACCGGATGGTTTGATTGAAGGTTTTTATGACCCGGATGCTTATAATCCAGAAGAGGGTAAGTTTATTATGGGTTTGCAATTTCATCCTGAACGAATGAGGAAAGCGAATTCTGATGAATTCGATTATCCTGGATGCACTGCTGCTTATAAG GAATTTGTAAAGGCGGTAGTGGCATATCAAAAGAAGCTTAATAGTACAACTAAGGTACCGCAATCCTTAGAACTTGATAAAGAGTTGGAGAAAAAGAGAAATGTTATCGTTCGTAGCTTTTCTCTTGCGCGAAACCTATATGAAGGAGGCGATAATACTAGTCAACTGAAAGAGTCTGATCTTAGACCAGGAGCGGATTTTCTTGAG TCAAATATAGCATTGAGTTTGCAACAAGAGAATAGGTTGAAGCAAATGGGAGCAACAGTTAGGAATGCATCTTCATACATGGGGAGAttgaagaaaaatgaagaaagagagaaagtgGCAAGATTTTTGATGGGCAAAATGACAATTGAACAATTATCTGATCTAAATTTGTTCTATCACATGATGGGCCAGATATGTTCTGAAATGTTGGAGAACAAGATTCAAAATGCTAATTAG